A section of the Schistosoma haematobium chromosome ZW, whole genome shotgun sequence genome encodes:
- the DDX21 gene encoding Nucleolar RNA helicase 2 (EggNog:ENOG410V7JV~COG:A) has translation MLDMGFSKDVESILSEIYSSENSEKPQTLLFSATMPSWVSEISKSYLSEDTLHLSLIDEQETKTSTNVTHLALLCPYESRAATLSDVIKVYCKSRESRCIVFCERKNDADELSTSDAMSADCHVLHGGVPQEKRELVLQKFRDGKYRTLLTTNVAARGLDVPNVDLVIQCHPPRDIEDYIHRSGRTGRADRSGTSICFYTYKERGMLSRIENMAGITFRRISAPTINDITAAWGEEISKTLSNVSKSTWSTFVPLALSIANQLAQNSKTGKVKKDSCDDLGVDDDKTCDRKPKSKDILRALCCALACLSGKEGAVESRSALTAQIGKTAYKLELNFIARSKGLAFATLRNHLPENIVNSIQNLSFIRGKMGYVFDLPSEHDEFVKSTWPNDAQAKLSLLSEIPELEEEESFNQGRSGNYGSWQSRSNGGSRQSFKRSYNSGTFNSSFKNSKSFKFDNS, from the exons ATGCTGGATATGGGTTTCAGTAAAGATGTGGAAAGCATTTTGTCGGAAATATATAGCAGCGAAAATTCCGAAAAACCTCAGACTCTTCTGTTCTCTGCTACTATGCCTTCATGGGTTTCAGAGATATCAAAAAGTTATCTTTCAGAGGATACCTTACACTTGTCTTTAATAGATGAACAAGAGACAAAGACTTCCACTAATGTCACA CATTTAGCTCTTCTGTGCCCTTATGAATCACGTGCAGCTACATTATCAGATGTCATAAAAGTTTATTGCAAGAGTCGAGAGTCAAGATGCATTGTGTTTTGTGAACGCAAAAATGACGCAGACGAGTTATCTACAAGTGATGCTATGTCAGCTGATTGTCATGTTCTTCATGGAGGTGTTCCACAAGAAAAACGAGAGTTAGTTCTCCAA AAATTCCGTGACGGTAAATACAGGACGCTACTGACAACTAACGTGGCTGCTCGTGGTCTAGATGTTCCAAACGTAGATTTAGTAATACAATGCCATCCTCCACGGGATATTGAGGACTATATCCACCGCTCAGGTCGGACTGGCCGAGCCGATCGTAGTGGCACTTCCATCTGTTTTTATACTTACAAGGAACGTGGTATGCTTTCCAGGATTGAGAACATGGCGGGTATAACATTTCGCCGCATATCTGCACCTACTATTAACGACATCACTGCTGCTTGGGGCGAAGAAATTTCAAA AACACTCTCCAATGTATCCAAATCTACTTGGTCCACATTCGTACCTTTGGCCTTATCTATCGCTAACCAGCTTGCACAAAACTCAAAAACTGGGAAAGTGAAAAAAGATTCTTGTGACGACTTAGGGGTTGATGATGATAAGACATGTGATCGTAAACCTAAATCTAAAGACATACTTCGTGCTCTTTGTTGTGCATTAGCATGCCTGAGTGGCAAAGAAGGTGCAGTTGAAAGTCGCTCAGCACTCACAGCACAGATTGGTAAGACAGCCTATAAGCTTGAGTTGAATTTTATTGCTCGAAGCAAGGGACTAGCCTTCGCTACCTTACGAAACCACTTACCGGAAAACATTGTAAACAGTATTCAGAATCTAAGTTTCATTCGTGGGAAAATG GGATACGTGTTCGATCTGCCTTCAGAGCATGATGAATTTGTAAAGTCAACATGGCCAAATGATGCACAAGCTAAACTTTCACTACTTTCTGAAATCCCAGAATTAGAAGAGGAAGAATCTTTCAATCAAGGTCGTTCAGGAAATTATGGATCCTGGCAAAGTCGATCCAACGGCGGTTCGAGACAGTCATTTAAACGTTCCTATAACAGTGGTACTTTTAATAGTTCATTCAAAAATTCAAAGTCctttaaatttgataacagttga